The Vibrio marisflavi CECT 7928 region CGTCTTAACTGTTCACCCAGTCTAAACGACATCATTTTCAGATAAACTAAGCCTAACTCAGAGTAGAGGCACACATTAGTGTTCGGCTCTGGTAAATCATTTCAGCTTACCAGCTCACTTTCTTCTGTTTAGCTAGGCCAGCAGACAGAATACACATAACACCACCAAGCCCAGAAACTCTCACGGCAGCCTGCGCTTTTTCTTCAACTTTTGGCTTTGCATGATAGGCAATACCGAACCCTGCAACATTCATCATTTCAAGGTCGTTTGCTCCATCACCAACCGCTACTGTGTTGTGCAGATCGACATCATACTTGTCAGCTAACTCTACTAAGATTTCTGCTTTCGTTTGTGCTGACACAACCTCACCAAGTACTTTACCCGTTAGTTTTCCATTGGTAATTTCAAGCTGGTTTGATTTTGCGTAATCCAGATTTAGCAGCTGTTTCAAGTGATCGGAAAAGTAGGTGAACCCGCCAGATGCAATTGCAGTTTTCCAACCAAGCTTTTGTAGTGTTTCCATCAACTCTAAGAGGTCAGGCATTAGCGGCAGCTGCTCGCGAACCGTTTCTAAGATTGATTCATCCGCGCCTTTTAAAGTGTCCACTCGGGCGCGAAGGCTTTCTTCAAAATCTAACTCTCCCTGCATTGCTTTCTCAGTTACTTCAGCAACCTGTTCCCCAACACCCGCCAACTTGGCAATTTCATCAATGCACTCTATTTGAATCACGGTAGAATCCATGTCGAAAACAACCACTCCAGGAGCAGACAAATCAGGTACATCGGAGATATTGGCATAATCCAAATTGAGCTGTTTGAGTATGTATTCTTTGGAAGCCGTGAGATTGCCATCCATCAATGCAACTTCGTACTGCCCTACTTTCCAAATATCGATGATGGAGTGGGAAAATTCAGAAGCGTCATCGAGGGTATTAAGTGATTCGACAGACAAGTGCTCAGAAAATATAATCCAGTTAGCTTTTTTTCTATCTAAGGTAGATGACAAGCGAGCCTCTGGAAAGCGTGAAATTAGAGAAGTATGCCTCTTAATCGGTAGATTTTTTAACGAACCCATTAGGTATAATCCATAATAAAAATTACAACTAGTTAACCGATTGCAAAACAAAAACGCAAGCCTCATTATGGCTATCACTCTAAAAAAGGGAGTAGAGTCAGTTGAATTCATCACTATTTTCTTTCCGTGTCACGATAAAAGCCATCGCGATGATTTCATTGCTAGTGATGGTTGCTGTGATCGCCATAAATAGCGTAAAGATTACAAAAAGTAACGAAGAAATACAGGCAAATCAGATAGAAACACTTACTCAAGTTCTGATATCACAAGCCGCACTTTCTGCCAGCAATATGGTTGTCCAGCAAGATCAAGAAGGCCTTCGCCGATTGGCAAACCACTTAGCAAAAGACAAATTAGTATTCGATGCAACTATTTATGATGCAGAAGGGGTAAAACTCGCAGCTAGCAACCACGCTCTATCAGTAAGAGAAGTGCTTGGGCTAGACACACCATTATCGACCGCACGTATAGGTAAACAGCAACTTGTAGCCCCGATATATCAAGACAACAGCATTATTGGCTTTGTCAGAATTACTTTTGAGACTGGTAAACTCACCGCGATATCTGATCACTTTTACAGAAAAAGCGATCGTTACATGTATTCAATGGTATTGATAAGCTTCATTAGTGGAGCGCTGCTTATGCTATTGCTACTTAGAAGAAAGTCCAACGGGGGCGAAAACTTACTTCTTAAAGATATTAATTAGAGCCTAACTAAGACTGTTAAAAAAATGCCAGTCCAAAACAGGACTGGCATTTTTATATGAACGCTAGGTTAACCTTCTAATTACAGAAAGTTTTTACCATACTCCATTGGAGATGTTGCAAAGTAGCTTGCTAAGGTTTGACCAATGTCTGCAAACGTTTCTCTTCTACCAAGAGAGCCTGCAGGTACTTTGTCGCCATAAACGATGACCGGAATATGTTCGCGAGTATGATCGGTACCTTGCCAAGTTGGATCGCAACCATGGTCGGCAGTCAATATCAACACATCCTCTTCTTGCATGATATCAATCACTTCATTGATACGGCTATCAAAGTACTCTAGCGCTGCAGCGTAACCCGCAACATCACGGCGGTGGCCATAAGCGGAGTCAAAATCGACGAAGTTCGTGAATACGATAGTGTTATCTTCTGCTTGTTTGATCGCTTCTAATGTCGCATCAAATAAGTCAGGAATTCCCGTTGCTTTCACCTTCTTGGTAATTCCACAGTGTGCGTAGATATCAGCGATTTTACCGATTGAAACTACATCACCTTGCTTCTCATCGACCAATTTTTGTAGCACAGTTGCCGCTGGTGGCTCTACAGAGAGATCTCTGCGATTGCCAGTACGAGCAAACTCGCCTGATTTTGGACCAACAAACGGACGCGCAATTACACGGCCAATATTGTAGTCTTCCAATTCCTCGCGAACGATTTGGCATAGCTCAAGCAGGTTATCTAGACCGTAAGTTTCCTCGTGGCAAGCAATTTGGAAAACAGAATCGGCCGAAGTGTAGAAAATCGGCTTGCCGGTTTTCATATGCTCTTCACCCAAGTCATCTAAAACTTGAGTACCAGAAGCATGGCAGTTACCCAAATAGCCCGGAAGGTTAGCTCTTTCAACAATTCTATCGAGTAGCTCTTGCGGAAAGCTGTTGGTTAGATCGGTAAAGTAACCCCAATCAAACAGTACTGGTACACCAGCAATCTCCCAGTGCCCTGAAGGTGTATCTTTTCCTGAAGACAACTCTTCAGCGTGACCGTATGCTCCAACAATATCGACTTCTGCGTCCAAGCCTAGCGCAAATTGACCAGTAGACTCTTTGTGAGCCATTGCTAAGCCTAGTTTAGATAGGTTGGGTAGCTTCAAAGCACCTTGGCGCTCTTCGTTGTCAGCGAGTCCTTTGTAACATTGCTCAGCAATGTGGCCCATTGTATCTGAGCCTACATCACCAAATTTATCAGCATCAGCCGATGCTCCAATTCCAAAGGAGTCTAAAACTAAAATAAATGCTCTTTTCATCATATTCTCCTTATTCAGCTATATCTTCTGCACGGAAGCTTGAATACACATCAGGTGTCGGCTGGTAGCTTTCACCAATGGTAATTGCATCTCGCAGCGACTTAGCGGCTCGCTGCCACTGCTCTTCCGTTCTAGCATGAATAACGGCTAAAGGTTTGTTGCTATCTGCGGTTTCGCCTAATCGAATGAACTGTTCGAAACCTACAGCAAAATCAATCTTGTCGGTTGGAACACTTCGTCCACCACCCATGGAGACAACTGCCATACCAATTGCTCTCGTATCCATTGCAGACACAACGCCAGACTCAGTCGCGTATACTGGCTTCACGATTTCTGCTTTTGGTAAGTAGCTTAAATAGTTCTCCATAAAGTCTTCTGGGCCGCCTAATCCCGCGACCATCTTACCGAAGCTTTCTGCTGCTTTTCCGCTTTCTAGCGCTTGGCAAAGTTTGTCTCTTGCATCTTCAGTATTGTCAGCTAAACCACCCAGTAACAACATTTCGCTACATAGCGCCATAGTGACTTCATACAATCTAGGGTTGCGGTATTCTCCAGTCAAAAACTCGACGGCTTCTTTCACTTCAAGCGCATTACCTGCAGATGAAGCAAGCACTTGGTTCATGTCTGTTAAGATAGCGGTAGTTTTTACACCTGCGCCATTAGCAACAGCAACGATAGACTTCGCAAGCTCTTCCGATTTCTCATAGGTTGGCATAAACGCACCAGAGCCTACTTTCACGTCCATTACTAACGAGTCTAGTCCAGCTGCTAGTTTCTTAGACAAAATCGAGGAAGTAATTAATGAAAGGTTATCGACAGTAGCTGTGGTATCACGGACTGCGTAAATACGTTTATCTGCTGGAGCAAGGTTGTCGGTTTGCCCGATAATGGCAACACCTGCATCTTTCGTCACCTCACCAAAGACATTGTTATTTGGTGTAACGTTATAGCCCGGAATGGCTTCTAATTTATCAAGCGTTCCACCGGTATGACCTAAACCACGTCCAGATATCATTGGTACAACAGCTCCACATGACGCAACCATAGGGCCAAGCATGAGAGAAGTCACGTCACCAACACCGCCAGTAGAGTGTTTATCCACGATAGGCGCGTTGAAGTTCATATGATCCCAATCGATAACAGTGCCAGAATCACGCATTGCACAGGTAAGCGCAATTCGCTCGGACATCGTCAAGTCGTTAAAACAGATAGCCATTGCGAATGCTGCTACCTGACCTTCAGATACAGAGTTATTGCTAACGCCATTAATGAAAAAACTGATTTCTTCTGAGCTGAGCTCTTCTCCATCACGTTTACGGCGAATGATTTCTTGAGGTAAAAATTGTTGAGTTGAAGACATACTGCCTCCTTGAATTACTAGAAATGTCATATACAAGGAGCCGTCCAATTGGCTCCTTAACCCAGATAAAATTTAATTAATACCTAACGTATTAGTACGCTGCTGGATCAGCTGTTTCGTTAGTCACTTCTAGTGTGTTCAATAGATTCGTAAGCAAGCTAGATGCGCCAAAACGGTAGTGGCGGCTATCCACCCAATTGTCACCTAGTAGCTCATCAGCCATCTGCAAGTAAATCGCAGCATCTTCTGCAGTTCTTACACCGCCAGCTGGTTTAAAGCCTACTTTTTCAGCAACGTTCATGTCACGAATCACTTCTAGCATCATGCGAGCAAACTCTGGGGTTGCGTTAACTGGAACTTTACCTGTCGAGGTTTTAATAAAGTCAGCACCTGCTTCGATAGCAATTTGAGAGGCTTTCTTAATTAAAGATTCTTCTTTCAGCTCACCAGTTTCAATGATCACTTTAAGTAGGATGTCTCCACAAGCCTGCTTACATTGCTTGACTAGCTCGAAGCCTACTTCTTCGTTACCTGCCATCAGTGCGCGGTATGGGAACACCACATCAACTTCATCGGCACCATATGCCACAGCTGCTTTTGTTTCAGCAACCGCTATTTCAATATCATCGTTACCATGAGGAAAGTTGGTAACCGTAGCAATTTTTACTTCAGGTGTACCTTGTTGCTTCAGGGTCTTCTTAGCGATAGGAATAAAGCGTGGGTAAATACAGATCGCAGCAGTGTTACCAACTGCTGACTTTGCGTTATGACAAAGTGCGATCACTTTTTCATCAGTGTCGTCGTCATTTAGCGTGGTAAGATCCATTAACTTTAGTGCACGTAGTGCTGCTGTTTTTAAATCGCTCATTTCTATCTCCGATCAATGTCATACTTCTTGATGAACGGACTTGGTCCTTGAAGACTGACTACTTTTGTAGCGACTACATCCATGTAACCGTTAGTCTATGTGCAACTTCGCACCTTAGAACTGGTATTCTGCCTTGCTTGCAGTTCAGCAAGATTATAAATAGGCAGAATAGATTCTCGTTGCGTATTATCAATAATTTTATGAAAAGTGGAAGTGCTTCGCCATGCGCAAACGGTTTGTATCTCACTTCAACACCGAAGCTTATTGAAATGTTCGATAATTTTCTGCGTAATTTTTTCTCTGAAAAGTGGGAGTTTGAAGCTATTAACGCTTCGGCATATGGCAAATCTGATGAGTTCTCGGCGTTTTAGATAATGGCAGATAAGGAATACTCTAAATAAAAAACGCCCCTGAGTATCAGAGGCGCTTTGAAGATTACTTTTGGAATGTTATTTAGCTACAAGGATAAGAAAAGCCCTGCTAGCGTCGCAGCCATCAAGTTGGATAGAGTACCAGCCGCAACAGCTTTCATTCCGAAGCGAGCAATATCGTGGCGGCGATTTGGCGCGATTCCGCCTAAACCACCGAGCAATATTGCTATCGAAGATAAGTTAGCAAATCCACACAATGCAAATGAAATTATCGCCTGAGTTTTCTGTGACATCACTTGTCCAGTTTCAGCAACTAATTGGCCTGCATCACCAACGTATGGTACGAAGTTCAAGTACGCAACGAACTCGTTTACAACTAACTTCTGACCGATAAATGAGCCAGCTAGTGTTGCTTCATTCCAAGGTACACCGATTACAAATGCTAATGGTGAGAATACCCATCCAAGAATAATTTCTAATGTAATACCTGGGTGACCGAACCAACCACCAACAGCTCCAATCACGCCATTGATAAGTGCGATTAGACCAATGAAAGCTAGTAACATCGCTCCGATATTTAGAGCAAGTTGCATACCCATAGATGCACCACCAGCTGCAGCGTCAATCACGTTAGCAGGCTTGTCATCGCCACCATCGATATCAGTATCGATGTGCTCGTCTGGCTCTTCAGTTTCTGGCTTGATAATTTTTGCAAAAAGGAGACCGCCAGGTGCAGCCATAAACGATGCAGCAACCAAGTACTCAAGAGGAACCCCCATTGCAGCATAACCTGCAAGTACACCACCTGCTACAGATGCTAAACCTCCACACATAACTGCAAACAGTTCTGATTGAGTCATGCGAGGTACAAATGGTCGAACAACTAGAGGAGCTTCTGTTTGACCTACAAAAATGTTGGCCGCTGCAGACATTGATTCCGCTCTAGAAGTATTCAGTGCTTTTCTAAGTCCACCACCCAAAATCTTAATCACCCATTGCATAATGCCTAGGTAATACAGAACGGAAATCAGTGCAGAGAAGAACACCACCGTTGGCAGGACTTGAAAAGCAAAGATAAAGCCGATGCCATCTACTGAAAAGTTAACCAAACTGCCGAACAGGAACTCTATACCGTTCCTACCGTAGTCGATAACATTTTGTACACCAGCAGAAAAACCAGCTAATAAGTCTCTTCCCCACGGAACGTAGAGAATGAAACCACCAAGAATAAATTGAATTGCAAACGCAAATCCCACTGTCCTAAAATTAATCGCTTTGCGGTTATCAGAAAGCAATACAGCTATTCCAAGCAAAACCACAATGCCGACTAGGCTCATAAACACACTCATAGTTTATGGCTTCCTTATATAAGTTATATTGGCGTGTAACAAAAAGGAGCTAAATTAAGCGAAGGCAATTATACTCAGCGTTAACTTGGTTAAGTAATCTTCCCATCACAATTTTCCACAAGTTCCATCCTACAAATACACAGAAATGAGACAAACATCACTCAAGGTTATTTAAATTTACACATTAATTAACAATCATTACTAATTTTAAACATAAATTTTAAAAATCTGATTGCTATTTTCCCAAATTGAGATCGCGATTGTTTCTATTGATTCATTTCTTAGCTGCGATAACGCGTCAAGCACCATAGGCAATCGCATTGGATGATTACTAGAGCCTTGATATCCATTGATGGGCATGTCTGGCGCATCAGTTTCAAGAACTATAGCTTGCAAAGGTAATCGAGTAACGGCAGATCGAGTCTTATTTGCTCTTGGGTAAGTGATCGTTCCACCGACTCCAATTTTGAAGCCTCGATCAACAAATGCCATCGCTTGCTGGTAGCTACCAGAAAAACCGTGGATAACCCCACCAATCTCTATTCGGTGTGCTTTTATTAGCTGTAACAATCGATTTTGCATCTTACGGGAATGCAAGATAATGGGAAGTTGTGCGTTTTGGGCAATCTTAAACTGTGAGATTAAAAACTTTTCTTGTATTGCAGAGTCCACATCAATGGCAGCGTCTAAGCCACACTCTCCAATAGCAACACACTGAGCTGTCCTCGAGTCTACGCGCTTTTCAAGTTCCGCAATTCGCTCTGGATGATAAGACTTTAGAAAATAGGGGTGAAATCCGAGCGCATGAAAGACATTAGGGTGTTTTTCTGAAATCGAGCTGAGTGTGTTCCAGTTTTCAGGGCCAATGGAAGGAATTAACAGACGGTGAACGTGACTACAACGAGCCTGTTCAAGATGAGAGGCAATATCACCATCAAACTGTTCAAAGTCAAGATGACAATGAGTATCGAAAAGCTGGATATTAGAGTTATCTTGCATGGCCTAATCCACCGACAGTTGCTATAAAGTTTAGAGACAATGTCGGTGGTTCGACAACTTTCAGCTCAGTTTATGCAAACTAAGCTTTGTCTGCTTACTGCTCTTCGCGCTTGAATACCAACTCTTTGCTTGAGGAGGAAGCTTGATCAAAATAATAACCTGCACTGTTAAAGGCTGTTAGCTTATCTACGCTGTCCACTTTATTTTCAATGATATATCGAGCCATCATACCGCGCGCCTTCTTGGCATAGAAGCTGATCACTTTATATTGACCATTCTTACAATCCTTAAAGACAGGCGTAATAATTTGTCCTTCCACATCTTTCGCTTTTACCGCTTTAAAGTACTCGTTGGAAGCTAAATTGATAAGGCATGGGTTTTCTTGTTCTCGCAGCACATCATTGATTTGGTCGGTGATAATATTGCCCCAGAACTGATACAAGTTCGCTCCACGAGCATTTGCCAGCTTAGTTCCCATTTCCAAGCGGTACGGCTGCATAAGATCTAGTGGGCGCAGCAAACCATATAGGCCAGACAGCAAGCGTAAATGCTGTTGTGCATACTCAAAATCTCGCTCGCTGAGCGTCTCCGCATCCAAGCCAGTATAGACATCACCTTTAAACGCCAAAATTGCTTGCCTTGCGTTATCTTGCGTGAATGTTTCTTCCCATTGCTCAAAGCGCGCAACATTAAGGCTCGCGATTTTATCGCTGACTTTCATCAAGCTAGCGATGTCTGCTGGAGTAAGCTTACGGCACTCTTTGATAAGCTCTTTAGAGTGCTCGACTAGCGTAGGCTGTGTATATTGATTGGTTGCAAGTGGAGACTCGTAATCCAACGTCTTAGCTGGAGACAATACGATGAGCATGACTGACTTCCCGTGTAGTTAACTTTTTATCAAGGATATAAAAAAAACCATGCAAAGTCTGCATGGCTTTTTGTGTATTGCTTATTCAGATTGACTAAGTCAATAAGCGCTTACGAGTTCGTTTTCAATCTCGATGTTGCAAGAGAGGTATCTTCATCTTGCACAGCTTCTACATTGTCCCAAATACCATCTTCTAGCTGAGATTGTAATTCTGGGTACTCTTTCGAATCAAAAGTCGGTAACTTACCTGCTTCCAACTGGCGGTTATAATCTTTAGCTAGCTTAACAACAACACCTGATAGCAGAAGAATCGCTACTAAGTTGACAATCGCCATCATTCCCATCGAAACGTCAGCTAAGCTCCAAACTGTTGGCAGAGTAGCTAAAGAGCCAAACATAACCATGCCTACAACAACCAATCTCAGCAAGAAAATCTTCTTCTTATCGTGCAACTTCAAGAAAATTAAGTTTGTTTCTGCGTACGAATAGTTAGCAATAATTGAAGTAAATGCGAAGAAGAAAATCGCGACAGCAATGAAGATCTCTCCCCACCCACCAACTTGAGCGCTAAGTGCCTGCTGAGTTAATTGAATACCTGTCACATCGCCGTGTGGTATGTACTTACCAGACATAAGGATGATCGCCGCGGTACATGTACAAATTACTAGAGTATCAACAAAGACACCAAGCATTTGCACGTAACCTTGAGATGCAGGATGCGGTGGGTATGGTGTTGCCGCAGCAGCAGCGTTTGGAGCAGAACCCATACCAGCTTCGTTTGAGAACAAACCTCGTTTAACACCATTGATAACTGCTTGAGATATTGCGTAACCAACACCGCCTGCAGCAGCTTCTTTAAAGCCAAATGCACTTTTGATGATCAGTGCAAATACGTCTGGCAGTTTTCCTAAGTTGGTAACAACGATAAATAGCGCCAATAGCAAGTAAGCTAGAGCCATGATAGGTACAATAAGCTCAGCAGTGCGTGCAATTTTACGTACACCACCAAAGATGATGAATGCAGTTAAAACAACAAGAGCAAAACCTACGTACATTGGGTTGAACCCAAATGCGCCACTCATTGCACCCGCAATTGAGTTAGCTTGCACTGCATTAAATACAAAACCAAATGCAATCATCAGGAATATTGAAAATAGTATTCCCATCCAACGCATGCCCAAGCCTTTTTCCATATAATAAGCTGGACCACCACGATAGTTACCGTAAACATCTTTTGTTTTGTAAAGCTGAGCTAGAGCACTTTCTGCAAATGCTGTGGACATACCCAGCATTGCAATTAGCCACATCCAGAAAATCGCACCTGGACCACCAGCGGTAAGAGCGATAGCTACACCCGCCATGTTTCCTGTCCCTACACGAGCGGCCAAGCTGGTACATAATGCCTGAAAGGAGGAAATACCAGAGTTATCTGCTTTTCGGCTATTTTTTAGCACACTAAACATGTGGCCAAAATGGCGAAACTGAAGGAAACTTAAGCGTACGGTGAAATACACGCCAACCCCTACAAGCAAATAAACCAGTACCGATCCCCACAGGAGATCATTCACCAAGTTGATTAAATCTGTCACTAAAGCCTCTCTAGGTTAAAACGCTTCCCGTACCGACCATGGCTGATGGGTTATATCGCTGGTCACACTTCCATATGAACGAAACCTACCAATCTCAAATTCGATCAGCATCAGCAATATAAGTTGAATGTATTTGACTTGACTGGCCTTCCTTGCCAGTAAAAACAACATAGCGTGTTCTATGATGGGCGAAGATCATGCAGGTTGGCTGGACAAAAATCAATAAGAAACCCAACACATAAAATCATAAAAAATACATATAACAGGAAACAACAAAAAAACATAAAATCACAAATAAGAAACAACAATGAAACATTAAATTTAATAACCTAACGCTGATGGGCAAAAAGGCAAAAAGAAGCACTAGCGTCAAACCCCTTGTTAAACCTACTAAATCACTAAAATTAATAGTTTAATTTACAACTAATAGTGAGCTTTGTTTGAAACCGAGAAACTCAAACATACATTTACATTAATGAGAATCATTATCATGAATATCTTAACAACTGGAATCTGACTTTATTCTTGAAGAAAACATTAAATGTTCAAAAAAACCTCAAAAATGAGAAGAATATTCTATTGCAACTCTTCAATTTTTAGTAAAAATGCCACCAAACAGTAACAAATGAGAAACAAATCAAAGTTATTCTCCAACAAAATATGGTATTAAGAAGACTCCGTTTAGGGGCAACTAGCAAAAAGAGGTAGCTTATGGATGGCTCACAATTTGACGACATGGTGGATATGGATCTCCCGAAGGCTCGCTCAACTCGCTCTAAACCAGCAAAGCGTAAGTGGCGTGAAATAGAAGCAATAAAGGATAAGCAAAAGCTGCAACGGGAACTAATGGAGATGGATATCGGCTTAGATATCGATGATATAGAGGTTTAACAAATAAAAGGCACTCGGTTGAGTGCCTTTTATTCTTTCGCTAGAAATACTCGTTATCGTTTTGTCGTACTCGGTCTGCGAGTTGGCGATACTTGTCTGCTATATTAGAGCCAAATACTGGGTCATCTTCAGATACATCCCAAAGTTTTTCTACTTCGACCCAATCCTGCTCATCAAAGGTGTTCTCTATTGCAGGAAGAATAGACTGCTCTTCGAAATCTAGGTGATGTTTTTGGCAATTTAAGAAATCCTCTAGCTGCTCAATAAACATCTCTTG contains the following coding sequences:
- the serB gene encoding phosphoserine phosphatase yields the protein MGSLKNLPIKRHTSLISRFPEARLSSTLDRKKANWIIFSEHLSVESLNTLDDASEFSHSIIDIWKVGQYEVALMDGNLTASKEYILKQLNLDYANISDVPDLSAPGVVVFDMDSTVIQIECIDEIAKLAGVGEQVAEVTEKAMQGELDFEESLRARVDTLKGADESILETVREQLPLMPDLLELMETLQKLGWKTAIASGGFTYFSDHLKQLLNLDYAKSNQLEITNGKLTGKVLGEVVSAQTKAEILVELADKYDVDLHNTVAVGDGANDLEMMNVAGFGIAYHAKPKVEEKAQAAVRVSGLGGVMCILSAGLAKQKKVSW
- a CDS encoding YtjB family periplasmic protein; translated protein: MNSSLFSFRVTIKAIAMISLLVMVAVIAINSVKITKSNEEIQANQIETLTQVLISQAALSASNMVVQQDQEGLRRLANHLAKDKLVFDATIYDAEGVKLAASNHALSVREVLGLDTPLSTARIGKQQLVAPIYQDNSIIGFVRITFETGKLTAISDHFYRKSDRYMYSMVLISFISGALLMLLLLRRKSNGGENLLLKDIN
- a CDS encoding phosphopentomutase, producing the protein MKRAFILVLDSFGIGASADADKFGDVGSDTMGHIAEQCYKGLADNEERQGALKLPNLSKLGLAMAHKESTGQFALGLDAEVDIVGAYGHAEELSSGKDTPSGHWEIAGVPVLFDWGYFTDLTNSFPQELLDRIVERANLPGYLGNCHASGTQVLDDLGEEHMKTGKPIFYTSADSVFQIACHEETYGLDNLLELCQIVREELEDYNIGRVIARPFVGPKSGEFARTGNRRDLSVEPPAATVLQKLVDEKQGDVVSIGKIADIYAHCGITKKVKATGIPDLFDATLEAIKQAEDNTIVFTNFVDFDSAYGHRRDVAGYAAALEYFDSRINEVIDIMQEEDVLILTADHGCDPTWQGTDHTREHIPVIVYGDKVPAGSLGRRETFADIGQTLASYFATSPMEYGKNFL
- the deoA gene encoding thymidine phosphorylase translates to MSSTQQFLPQEIIRRKRDGEELSSEEISFFINGVSNNSVSEGQVAAFAMAICFNDLTMSERIALTCAMRDSGTVIDWDHMNFNAPIVDKHSTGGVGDVTSLMLGPMVASCGAVVPMISGRGLGHTGGTLDKLEAIPGYNVTPNNNVFGEVTKDAGVAIIGQTDNLAPADKRIYAVRDTTATVDNLSLITSSILSKKLAAGLDSLVMDVKVGSGAFMPTYEKSEELAKSIVAVANGAGVKTTAILTDMNQVLASSAGNALEVKEAVEFLTGEYRNPRLYEVTMALCSEMLLLGGLADNTEDARDKLCQALESGKAAESFGKMVAGLGGPEDFMENYLSYLPKAEIVKPVYATESGVVSAMDTRAIGMAVVSMGGGRSVPTDKIDFAVGFEQFIRLGETADSNKPLAVIHARTEEQWQRAAKSLRDAITIGESYQPTPDVYSSFRAEDIAE
- the deoC gene encoding deoxyribose-phosphate aldolase, translated to MSDLKTAALRALKLMDLTTLNDDDTDEKVIALCHNAKSAVGNTAAICIYPRFIPIAKKTLKQQGTPEVKIATVTNFPHGNDDIEIAVAETKAAVAYGADEVDVVFPYRALMAGNEEVGFELVKQCKQACGDILLKVIIETGELKEESLIKKASQIAIEAGADFIKTSTGKVPVNATPEFARMMLEVIRDMNVAEKVGFKPAGGVRTAEDAAIYLQMADELLGDNWVDSRHYRFGASSLLTNLLNTLEVTNETADPAAY
- a CDS encoding NupC/NupG family nucleoside CNT transporter, encoding MSVFMSLVGIVVLLGIAVLLSDNRKAINFRTVGFAFAIQFILGGFILYVPWGRDLLAGFSAGVQNVIDYGRNGIEFLFGSLVNFSVDGIGFIFAFQVLPTVVFFSALISVLYYLGIMQWVIKILGGGLRKALNTSRAESMSAAANIFVGQTEAPLVVRPFVPRMTQSELFAVMCGGLASVAGGVLAGYAAMGVPLEYLVAASFMAAPGGLLFAKIIKPETEEPDEHIDTDIDGGDDKPANVIDAAAGGASMGMQLALNIGAMLLAFIGLIALINGVIGAVGGWFGHPGITLEIILGWVFSPLAFVIGVPWNEATLAGSFIGQKLVVNEFVAYLNFVPYVGDAGQLVAETGQVMSQKTQAIISFALCGFANLSSIAILLGGLGGIAPNRRHDIARFGMKAVAAGTLSNLMAATLAGLFLSL
- a CDS encoding TatD family hydrolase, whose amino-acid sequence is MQDNSNIQLFDTHCHLDFEQFDGDIASHLEQARCSHVHRLLIPSIGPENWNTLSSISEKHPNVFHALGFHPYFLKSYHPERIAELEKRVDSRTAQCVAIGECGLDAAIDVDSAIQEKFLISQFKIAQNAQLPIILHSRKMQNRLLQLIKAHRIEIGGVIHGFSGSYQQAMAFVDRGFKIGVGGTITYPRANKTRSAVTRLPLQAIVLETDAPDMPINGYQGSSNHPMRLPMVLDALSQLRNESIETIAISIWENSNQIFKIYV
- the yaaA gene encoding peroxide stress protein YaaA, coding for MLIVLSPAKTLDYESPLATNQYTQPTLVEHSKELIKECRKLTPADIASLMKVSDKIASLNVARFEQWEETFTQDNARQAILAFKGDVYTGLDAETLSERDFEYAQQHLRLLSGLYGLLRPLDLMQPYRLEMGTKLANARGANLYQFWGNIITDQINDVLREQENPCLINLASNEYFKAVKAKDVEGQIITPVFKDCKNGQYKVISFYAKKARGMMARYIIENKVDSVDKLTAFNSAGYYFDQASSSSKELVFKREEQ
- a CDS encoding alanine/glycine:cation symporter family protein codes for the protein MTDLINLVNDLLWGSVLVYLLVGVGVYFTVRLSFLQFRHFGHMFSVLKNSRKADNSGISSFQALCTSLAARVGTGNMAGVAIALTAGGPGAIFWMWLIAMLGMSTAFAESALAQLYKTKDVYGNYRGGPAYYMEKGLGMRWMGILFSIFLMIAFGFVFNAVQANSIAGAMSGAFGFNPMYVGFALVVLTAFIIFGGVRKIARTAELIVPIMALAYLLLALFIVVTNLGKLPDVFALIIKSAFGFKEAAAGGVGYAISQAVINGVKRGLFSNEAGMGSAPNAAAAATPYPPHPASQGYVQMLGVFVDTLVICTCTAAIILMSGKYIPHGDVTGIQLTQQALSAQVGGWGEIFIAVAIFFFAFTSIIANYSYAETNLIFLKLHDKKKIFLLRLVVVGMVMFGSLATLPTVWSLADVSMGMMAIVNLVAILLLSGVVVKLAKDYNRQLEAGKLPTFDSKEYPELQSQLEDGIWDNVEAVQDEDTSLATSRLKTNS
- a CDS encoding DUF3545 family protein, whose protein sequence is MDGSQFDDMVDMDLPKARSTRSKPAKRKWREIEAIKDKQKLQRELMEMDIGLDIDDIEV